TCCCTGCTGCTAAACAAAATGCAGACTTACAAAATCAAATTCCAAGTCTAGAGCAAGCAAAGTAGAGAAGGGTGAGAGTTTATTTGATAATTAGATAGAAAATCGGAGGTATTTTATGACCTACTACACCGTGTAGGGTATTACTACGATTTGTGTTGCAGTTGGAAGCCAAGTGTTAATTGCAGTACTCAAAGATTACCGCTGGGTGTCATTATATGTGAACACAGAGTAACCTTACCTACATTAGTACACCAGTCATGTCCTAATAAGAATTGAAAATATTTTTGACTGGGCTGACAAATTGGCTGATTTACTCTCAGGCTCATGGAAAAAAAGAAGCCAAGAAATCGGATTACAATGAGACCAAAGTCTTATTTTCCAATGAAGAAAGAATGTGAGAAGGGATTTAGCTGGGGTTGTACAGAGAATGGTTGTATAAATGGGTGTACAATTCTATGAAACAAATGGTTTCTTTTTGAGGTGTTAATATGGTTTTCTTATGCACATCCAGATATTTTATCTTATATTTCAGTATATATTGCAAGACTTGCCATCTTAGCTTGAGTGGAACCCCAAATTGCACTTTCTCCTTTGCCATTCAGCTTTACCAGATGTGCCATACCCACTTCAGCTGCCCTTTTGTTGCACTGTTGTATTATTCTACTATGTTCTGCAAGTGTCCTGATGTTTCATGATTATGAAGAGGAAGCGGCCTGCCTGTATCGGAGTGAGGGGAGGGTGATCTGTTGGGATTGTTTTAGCACTGAATTGCCCGAAGGCACAAAGTTCTACCTATGCTGTATGGTGGTGTAATGCACCTCACACAGTAAGGTATTTTGCTCTGAAGTAAATGCACATCACGTGGATATTTTTTTGATGTCCACCTTTGTCTTTCTCCTATTATGTCAAGACTTTTTCTGCATTTGtattatttgcaatgttttgctgGATCACGGCCAAAGCCCAATTGTCGAGTAATAACCTAGTTGCATTGAAGGTATAGTATATACTCCATATGCACTGAAAGTTACTGGTTATGGTTAGATTTCTTTTTCTATACAGTACATATTATTTATTAAACCTCAGTGCCTCCAGCAAACCTCTTGGCCACTAAACCGTGAGAAGAATGCCCAGATATTTACAGTAGATATTTATCAAATAATTGCAACAACTCACAAACCCAAATTGCAGAATTTGCTGTCAGTAGATTGGTCATTCTTTTCTATAAGAAAACACTTCGCAGGAAAGTAAAAGATCGGTCTTTATACCCTCACATTGACATTACAATATATTTCTCCACTGTTGTACAGATGTGGCATCCCAAGAAGTATTGTGGGAgatgaaaaacaaaacatatgCATCCGACGAGTGAATCACCTTAGACTCCCAAGCTAAAAACATACATGTTTAATGCATACAATTTTTACTGGATGGCTGTAACTCATGTTTCCAATGCATGCAATACTTTGCCCATAGGCTCCCGTGTTACAAACAAGaagcatacatttttttaactggATAGTTCAAGAATATGTAGTTTTTGTATCATGAGAAATAGCTGTCTTTGAGGAAATTCAAGACGAAGAAAGAGTCATATTGGAGGTGAGATGCTCAGTGCTGCCCCCAGTGGTTATAGGGGATTATGTCGCTGCTGCATTTGGCTTCCATTAGTTTAACGATGAAACCATGATGCTTATCTCTTGTTGTCTGTTCACATCTGTCCCTCCTTGCTATTTATATGATATTTATCTGAACAGCATTCAGTTTATTGAAACAGTTTGATATTATGTGTCAACAGTTACCAAACCCAATTGATATATTCCACAAATATAGCCATAAAGTCATATGGGTACACATCAATGTTTGCAGCCTTGATGCAGAAGTCTAGATACTCTAAtgcactgatatatatatacacagtacttctATATAAACAACTAATCCTAAACACAACTTTTCATAAAGGAATCAGCAATATTATATACAAACGTATGGAGGAATAATACATTGCTGCATGCTAGCAGCCAGTTCTTTTAGGCATAGTATAGACTAGTGCTGTGTGTTCATATGATTACTGGATTGACATAGGAAGTGGGCTGTGTATAGGGAAATACCCTCCTCCACACGCACACACTTCCAACTAGGGCAGTTTAGGCATACATGTCTACAGGTCTGATAAAAAGCTAAATGTTTTACATATACACATGTCAAGCTTATTAATTGCTCTACTTTATAAATTAGTTTAGGTCCTTTAAACCATATCATGAAATGTACTGTATAGAAAACCCAAATCTAGGACCAAATCAATCCTAGATGGGCTTAGAAGTATAAAAACACTGTAATGATTATTACCCATAGTGAAGACGACATTATAACTTTGCTCCCAAATTGTTTCTGTTAGTACAGTAGTAAGCGAGAGTGTAATAGTGTTCTTATATGGTTAATACAAATACTAAGAACAACTTAACCGTGTGATTATGTGGTAGTGACAGGAGTTCAACTTCTCTACTTGATAGTTCTCCCATCTATGTTCTAAAACCAGTGTTCTCAAAGTGCTTTATATACAAGACCACATGTGTTCCATCTTCTATACCATTCTCTGGCTCCTGTGTAGTATTGCTGAATTCCACAACAGAAGGCTTTCATGTACCACGTGAGCCACAAGAGGGCCCCCGTTCTTGGATAGAATCTCCAGCAAGTCTTCTTTTCTTTAAGAACTATGATTTTTGCAACGAGTCTTTTCCTCCAATTACATGGCTGTTCTTCTGTCAGgtacttttcttttccttttaatAAATGGTGGTTTACTTGAACCTTTGTCCTCATACAGtccatgtagatttttttttctgtcagtgtTTTGAGAACAGTTTTgattttactttcagtttttttaatttttcttctgctctatGACGGTCTTTTAAGATGCGTTGACTGTCTCTTTTAACTTGTTCTCTTTGCAATTTCTTGAGTCTCCCTCTCCTTGACTTAGCATTGCTCGCCAGTGATGGATGGAGAGGTAAAAGAGTGTGTGTACGTGAGTGGGATCCCACCCTTTGTCCATCTTTGTGACGTATAGGAGCAAATGTGTGACTGTCTTCTGGAATGCTATCGTTGAACATCTCTGGTTTGTGAAGCTCAGCTTTTGGTACCGTGCCATTACTTTTACAACTGTTTAACACATACATAAAAGAAAGTAAATTACAACATGACACAAAATATTGCTGGATATCTAATGCTTGTTTAGTCTATACGCAATGTCATGTGACCGGACTAAGCCCATAGAAGTAGAGCAAATTAGACACACTCACCCTCCCCACCAGAACCACTCCACACACTGTTCCTCATCTCTTAGGCTGAAGCAGGGCATTTCCAAGATGTTGAAATACGTCATGCCAACAATTGTGGAAGCTGTGTCATTAATAGTATGAAGACACTGTCTAAACCTAAAGAGGGAACAAAGACATGAGAGTGATGGGAAATATTCTGTTAGAACAGAATGCTACTAGTCCGAGAGAGACATCAGCAGTGTTTCCTGCCATATAGGAATTGTATTATGCCATTGGCAAATACAAGGTTTCTCTTCTGCAATCTAGTGACTCAGTTGCTGTTTGCTtagagtaaaagaaaaataaatgaaaaattgcTTTTAAATCACTTTTTCAATGTGACAAGTGATATGAATTAGATGTAGTCTTTTTGAAAGCCGACATGACAGGGTACATTAAATTATATATTTCTAGACGTCTGATTAGTTGGATCTTTGTGTAAAGGGGCCATGCACATTAAATAAAGTACATTCTCTGTTCAACAATCATCGAATGAACGACCAACTGGTGAATGACAATTTCCATGATAcggccatacacattttagtctataTTGGCCATTatagttgcttaaaggggtttaccaagaTTTTAAGTCAGGGGATTACTTCCTACTTAGTCAGAGGGGGGTCTCAGCGCTGAGACCTTCtccaatctcaagaatggggatcctgtgtcctactctgcctgtcactgcagggtttgTTTCTTCCTCAACAGTAATGTCAGAATCAATGGAGGAATGGTTGAGCATGCTGACGGAAATGCCTGAGTGACTACAGCACCAGCGTGCTTGGacgaccagtgctccattctgtCTCTTCCCCACTGCAGTGTAtgcagtaaccccgcagtgaTGAGCACTGGGACGCGGGAATCTCGAGCTTGGCGGGGGTGATCTCAGCAGtgtgatccccaccgatcagcaagttatcccttatcctgtggatagtggataacttgaaatcttggtacAACAGCTCTAAACTTGGAATACATTTCGAATGACACCAGCAGAATGATGGAAGATATCACTGGGAATGTTCTTTTCAGTAAAAGATCATTCGTGAATGAAAATGCTTTCATAAGAAAgaaatgatcttttttttttcttttaaactttttgttAAAAATAACACAACATATTAAATTATATTACTCAGTGACGACCTGAGTGTGACATGGTTTAAGTCTACAAACCAGTTATAATTACTTAAAACCACATACACTGTATACAATAGCTTATTTGAAAAGACAGTTTGCAGAGTTCATGATATTATCATCCTACCTATGAAGGTCCACCAACTGCTGGAATGCGTTTTGCGTGTGGGTTGTGGTTTATAAACCACACCAAATTCCCCAGATTTTATAAAATTTATCTGGGCACTTTCTATTTTGCATACTATTTTTCCATATGGGAGAATAGAATTGACTAGATTATGCCATTGAGGCAGTGTTGGGGGTCTCCTGTCCATCCAGCGCAATGCTACAGCCTTATGGGTCAGAAACAGTACCTCACCAAGAAAAATACGGATATGAAATTGCCACTGCTCTTCATCTAGCATACCTAGCAGACATACAGCGGGGTTGGTGGAAGTTGCACCCCCAAAAGGTGTCCCAGAAAGTCTGTAACCTCTGTCCAGAAGGAGTATATCATTGGGCAGCTCCATATCACATGGTTAAAGTTAGCGTTAGGTGTCTGACAGCGATGACATTGTGTGTTAGGGGTTCTGTTCATCTTAAAGAGTCTGCTTGGTgtcaagtaacatttctgtataatGTGTTACTGAATCATCTTGTTAGCTGCTGGCGAGACTGAAGTGTAGGAGGACATTGCGgtaccccacaaaaaaaaaaataatctttactTTGACTATTATATGAAAATTTCAAAGATATACAACTTCTTTCCAGACAATGATGGTCGGCCAGCTCTAATCATTCATTGTTAATTTTCACCCAACAATTATTTTGGGTTGAAATCATCCACTTTCATCAGCTttaatctaatgtatatggccactTTAAGGTTATGTTAGAGTGAAATACCACAGCATTATTTTCCAGCATGCTACAATGGAATGCAAGTGTATTACGAAGAGTTGAGTTGACAGCCAAATACGCACAATTATATTGAGGTTTTCATGGCACATTTGCTTTGAATTTTCCCCTGTGAACATAGCCTTCATAGTTTTCAGATCTCATTTTTGAGATCTGTTATGCCTTTATCTCTTCTTGTCACTTATTTATACTTTACAGTTTACGCTAAAGGTAAATACAGTTACACAAGCTTATTGGTATCTAAATTTACCTTGCCCCATTTAAAGTCCTAAACCATAACCCTGGAATGGAACTACATTGGCTAATGTACTGTAGGGTATTGCACAATTCCTTTGTAGACCAGTGGTCTGCCCAAGGAAAACATTGTAGGAAAGACATAGGGAATCAATATCACACAGTCCTTTTTTTGCTCTATGGCCAGATTTCTCCAGCATCAAGCTGCATTGCCTTTAAATTCTCCAAACTCCCAAGTCTCATAAATTGTGATTTCCATACAGACATTCATTGAGTATCATTCTTACCTCTGGTCACAGTCACAGTGAGAGACGGTGTGAAGTCTGTAGTTTCGAATACCATACTGAAATTCGAATGCTTGGATTTGTGGATAGCAGTGGTCATGTTCTCTACAACAACGATCTACTCCATGAAATACTCCTATAAGGGAAAACATGTCAGAAGAAAATGACAGTAAGTTTTGGGATTTATGAGGTTTATGTACGATATGTTGTTCTGAAAGTGTCTGCTTGCATTAGTATGAACCCTTGCGGAATAATTCTCCTGCACAATAGATCATTTCACATTATCTTTAGATAGCAATTTTTTGGGCAGTCATGCTACTTTATCGTGTTTCTAAATAATAATATATGCCCATTAGATCTGTCTTGCTATGTGACCtgtgtaatatgtgtgtgtggtctTGGTGTATTCATCTCACCTAAGTTGGTGAAGTTTTCTGCAGTGCTTCCAACTCCACACCATAATGTCCCAGGCATTATCCAGCTTCGTCTAGGTCTAGACTTTGGCTTCTCCCCATTTACAAGAAATATAGCAATGAGATAGAGCACTGCCGTCACGACACAAGTCTTACTAATCATACTTAAAACAACCTATGTATATTGCACCTGTCAGTAATACATAAGTGGTGCACAGTGTTTCAAATCCTGGATTAAAACTGTATAATGTCAAGAAAGCTAAAAATCTTCCATCTCACAGAAACCCTTCTATTCTTACAGGAACCGCTATGTAGAGCTCTAAGCTATAGATCAGTAACGCATGAGCATGAATGAAGCTGGCAGCAGGCGAATCAGAGAGCACGGTGATATGTAACACTTTTATAGTCGGTTTCATACATGAGGTGATGTGTGATAGTTCTCTCCTGATCTCGGTGTTACACCTACTATTGTCTCATTCAAGCTCAGCATCCACAGACCGCTGCGGTTATGACAGGTTATCTCTGTGTTGTAAAAGAATTATGACAACATATCTCTAACTGCTGGGTAGAGGAAAATAAATGTGATTATTTCTGTCTTCAGATAAACACATTGCTGTGAAAGTgagtacatagtatgtaaggcgagATACCACATggtagaagcaaattttcctcattttaggggaaaaaaattcaagTGATATTAGGACAAAATTTTTCCCTGTTTTCGGAATTGTGGAGAAATGCAACATCCTCTGTGAAAGAGACTGAGGTAGCGCCTGGGGATCGCCAACCTACACCTGACAGCCTTGTTAATGTGGACATTGCTGATGAATGCTCACCTTTTCCTATATAGGTATTAGTTGGAGAATAAGATGAGGACCCCCCTGCTTTCCCGGGGGTGTCCGACCTTGAAGTGATAAGGGAGAACTTTGGTTCTGTGCAACTGAGGGATCCAACCCTTACCTCAGCAGGTGGAAGAGTTGCTGTCATAAATGGGGTGACACAGAACCCTGGAGCTGACCAACAATTGCTCCACTTTTGCTTTGAACAATGAACTGTTGCATCGGGTGATTAAGAACAATAGGAAAATTGTTGAGCAGTTGGTGGTGCCAATGTCATATAGACGCAAGGTTTTGGATATGGCGCTTAATGGAGTGCTTGGGGGGGCAGATAAAACCCTAAACTAAGTCCTGGAAAGGGTTTTTTGGCCTGGAATTTATGGGGAAATAAAGAAATACTGTGAATCCTGCCCCACTTGTCAGCTGATtcctcccatatcacattttcatagacCATTAGTACCTCTCCCTATCATTGATGTACCGTTCAAAAGACTGAGGATGGATCTAATGGGGTCCCTAGTCCAAACAACAGGAGGATATCAATACATCCTTGTACTCGACTATGCTACATGATATCCTGAAGCATTCCCTTTACAAAACACGACGGCCAAAAGTATCGCAGAGGAACTATCTCTGATGTTTACCAGAACAGGAATCCCAAATGAAAATTCTAACTGATCAGGGGACTCCATTCATGTCTAAAATAATGAAGGAGGTATGCCACCTCCTTAAAATCAAACACCTACacctctgtgtaccacccacagacaaaTACTAAAAAGGTTAGTGGAAATGGATGGGCATAACTGGGATCGTCTGATACTATATCTGATGCTCTCTATCAGTGAAATTCCGCAGGCATCTACCGGATTTTCACCTTTTGAGTTGGGCTATGGTCAAACACCCTCGCAGACTACTGGACATAGCCAAAGAAACGTCAGAAACAGAATCCACTCTATATAGAAGTGTTATCGAGCATGTGGCCCAAATGCAAGATCGCATTGCTATGGTATTGCCTATTGTTAGGGAACACCTGCAGAGGGCACAAGAGGCTCAGGGCAGGTTTATAATCCGTCTGCCAAAGTTAGAAATTTCAACCATGGGGATTGAGTCCTCGTCTTTATACCCACGGTGGAAAGTAAATTTCTCGTCAAGTGGCAAGGATCTTACAAAATCATAGAAAAGCTCAGCAAGGTAAATTATAAAGTACATCAGCCGAGAGAAAGGGAGCCCTACCAGGTTTATTACATCAATTTAATTAAGCCCTGGAAGGAGTCTCTGGGGGCCTTGAGATGGAGGAAGGAAAACTAGTGCCCATCCCTTCCGGGGGTCAGAGTAGGAAAAAAAACCCTTGATGTGGCAACAACAGGAGACTAGAAAATTTCTACAGAAAAAacaaatgtcattttctcacctcCCTGGTTGTACTCACGTCTTCAagcatgacataataactttcCCTGGGAAAAAAAGTGACTCTTAAACTATATAGGATTCCTGAAGCACACAAAGAAAGAATCTCTACCGAAGTTAAGCGAATGCTTGAGTTAGAGGCGATTGAGGAATCGAAAAAGTGGGTTGTCAATCCCAGTGGTTTTGATTCCCAAACCTAATGGCTTTTGGATGTTTTGTAATGACTTTAGGAAGTTAAACGAAATCTCAAAGTTTGCTACCTACCCTATGCCAAGGGGAGATGAGCTGATTTGAGAGGTTGGGTAATGCCAGATACATTACCACGCTTGATCTCACAGAAGGGTATTTGCAAATACCACTGACTAAAAGAGTAGCATTTTCCATCCCTGAGGGTTTGTTCGTATGGTCTACATGGGGCACCAGCTACCTTCAAAAAGTTGATGGACCTGGTTTTAGGCCACATCGGGACTATTCCGCTGCATATCTCGATGACATGGttatttcccccagtcgtctccacgacagcaccaatgagattgcctcctcctggtaggacaggaacatactgagaggttaaaagctcccccccttccccactttcctcagtgtcttcctgtcctgccaggaggcaggatctatgagaggagctgTTGGAGAAACCAGCGAaagtatacaggcggatcggaaggcagtggctcaccctgtcatcccttcgcagccagacgactcccgggacgccacatcagggtggtaacccccgggccaggttcctcccgcggcggcccatggggggttcaaagcgggagcctcagtccccctcgtcctccggcagaaattacagcgcggcgctccaggaagccctttgacggcagggggcggggcgccgcatctcgcgtccagcgcgatgacgtcatcgcgtctgcattaggagcggagggggcggggcttagcgcaggagcgcgaaaattcaaataggaacctgagagaagccagaacaccagcactacaggtcgcagggtgtctgcagcactggtataaagatgagtgctccagccccagagacagctgaaacctcggcctcagcggccgtaagtagccagtgcggcaaaaatacaatgcaaatatccagatgttgtatatggaaaaattgcatgtttacccgcaaaaatgctttgtttgtcagggggataaaaaagacatcccccccagaacaaaactgcgaaagtgcgtggaatgcgggacgagactgccagccacgtatcagaggcctctatgcaaggcatgcgtggctaggctagtcagagaggaatcggggggattcctggatgacgttaggaagctggtgaaggaggaggtgcgatcagctctaacgtcactgccggcaccgccagcgaaacgccaaagaaaggcgtatgttcccgaggagccttctgattccgagaattccatcggatcagagcaagaggaacaggcggccgaagagtcctcagaggaggaggactacaggaaatatttgttccatcaagacgagttgacggaactaattaaatcagtcagggctacgttaaaaatagaacagcccagagagccgcggacccgacaggatgagatattcagtggacttggggagaggcgtaaacataccttcccggtccacaaaaacatctctaaaataattcagagagagtggagtaaaccagacgcaggttccttctccgctcgaggcgtaaaaaggagataccccctggaggaggaagcttgcgcaagctgggacgaaatacctaaggtagacgtcccggtggccaaggtagcctagaggacgactcttccctttgaggatgccgcacagctaaaagaccccatggatcgcaaggcagagggactcctaaagaaatcatgggaggcagcggcaaacatccttaggccagggatcgcagccacttgcgtggcgcggaccctgggggtatggttagagcagctggaactacacctgaccaacaaaacaccgagggatcagatccttaactcccttcctatcttgcgcatggccactaacttcctagcggacgccgcggccgagaccgtcaaactctcagcaaaagccacagcccgctctaactcagccagaagggtgttatggctgagatcatggtcaggcgacctggcctcgaaaaacaaattgtgtgccctcccattctacggccaatttctattcggaccggacctagataaaattctagaaaaggcggccgacaggaaaaaagggttccctgaggaaaaaccacagagagtgaagacctttccccgggccccaatgcagcagcccgaggcctaccgaggcaagggcaagacaggccgctggagttaccccaaggggggcagaggaaggaatatcctcttcaacccccaccagggggagccgaagcaaagaccctgacgccatccccgtaggggcaaggctggggagctttgtggatcaatgggccgcaatctgcgggggcccatggatcccaaagatcctacagtacggataccagatagagctggtgtccatccccagaaggaaatttattaccacgcgagccccaaaaaaacagctacatttactagggcaaagcATGCACGACTTGcaacggttaaacgcaatatctcccgtaccgcgaaacgaggaaacccagggctattactccaggctctttttagtaaaaaaaacccggcgggaaacaccggacgataataaacctgaaagacctgaacacctgcgtccgatacaggagattcaaaatggaaaccatctcctcgacaataaagttgatccccagaggagcctacatggcgtccatcgatctaaaggacgcttattttcacatcccgatccacaaagattcacagaaatacctgcggttcgcagtggacatgggcagaagaatagagcaccaccagttcagatgcctgcccttcgggatatcctcagctcccagaatctttaccaagattatggcggaggtagccgcccacttgagagaaaaatcgatcctagtagtaccgtacctggacgatattctattaatagcagagtccaaaaaactcctaaccaaacacctggagacagtgctacaacttctccaatcactgggatggattataaactgggaaaaatccagcctagatcccggcaagcagaagacgtttctgggaataactctcgactcagaatcgcaatgctcctaccttcccgaggagagaatacaaaaaatccgcagaatagtcaaaaccttcctacgaagacgattctgcacaattcgggaggcaatgtctctcctggggagcttgacatcatgcatcccaggagtagcatgggcccaggcccacaccagagccctgcaggccgtagtcctatcctcgtgggacaaaaggcagtcctcgttaggggcaaggatgtacatcccaaacagggcaaaaacatccctgcgttggtggacatccccagagaacctgcggagaggggttcactggctacaaaacccagccatccacatcacaacagacgcaagcgcctgtggatggggagcgcatgtggggaaccaattctttcagggtccctggcctcagaggataaaagaacagtcctcaaatttcagagaactacaggcagtttggcaggttctacagcagttgggcaactcgctacagaaccaacacataaaaatactgtcagacaatgtcaccgcggtcgctcacatacgacaccaagggggcacaagatctcccccactgcaaagcatcgcacagaaaatctttcactgggcggagggccggatcctctcgatcacggcaacccacttaaaggggacactaaacgaaaaagcagacttcctcagcaggaagcagatagacccaggagagtggtccctctccccagaggcattcagaatcttaaccaaccggtgggggaccccacagttggacctcttcgcaaccagggagaacacaaaagtaggcaactttttctccctccggccaggagatcgtccgatagcggtagacgccctaggccaggactggggacaaggactggcctacgcctttcctcccataccactaatccccagggttttacagcacttcagaacccagggatgcacgctaatcctagtgacccccttctggccgaaaagaagctggttcggtcttctgacaacactgagcgtccaggacccagtcaccttccctacctggacggatcttctatcgcaggggccactgaactaCCCcagcctagacaaactccatttaacggcatggctcttgaggaatcctcgctaagaaagaaaggattctcagagaaagtagtagaaaccctaatgtccagtaggaaaaagacgacccacctgatctaccagaaggtctggagaaagttttcctcatggagacagggaagggatcgcggggattctatccccgacactccgctaatcttagaattcctgcaggagggcttagagatgggcctctccccgagcaccctaaaagtccaagtttcagcccttagcgctatctgcgacacaaaattcgcagacgatagatgggtccacaggttcctaacagcagcagctagattacgccctaggcccataaacctgttcccagactggaaccttaattgggttctaggggccatgacagcggtaccattcgaaccgatcgaggcgctacctataagaatgcttacaatcaagaccatcttcctagtagccattacatccgcaagacgggttagcgaactacaggccttgtccatccacCACCCG
This region of Eleutherodactylus coqui strain aEleCoq1 chromosome 5, aEleCoq1.hap1, whole genome shotgun sequence genomic DNA includes:
- the PLA2G3 gene encoding group 3 secretory phospholipase A2 — protein: MPGTLWCGVGSTAENFTNLGVFHGVDRCCREHDHCYPQIQAFEFQYGIRNYRLHTVSHCDCDQRFRQCLHTINDTASTIVGMTYFNILEMPCFSLRDEEQCVEWFWWGGCKSNGTVPKAELHKPEMFNDSIPEDSHTFAPIRHKDGQRTAISHDTKTTYS